A stretch of Alkalicella caledoniensis DNA encodes these proteins:
- a CDS encoding sigma-70 family RNA polymerase sigma factor, which yields MESNLEELIEKAKRGDWDSYLKIFFGQKDTLYRKAFYITKNHHDTDDVMEESIIKGFKAVKKIENPKKVYAYLTRIVVNNCYDLLKRNKKTTPLTDAVVITEFTHSSSTEKLDLYSYLDKLEDEHRTVLILRFFEDMKIEDIALSLDIPEGTVKSRVYYGLKKLKSMIGGQYREM from the coding sequence GTGGAGTCGAATTTAGAAGAATTGATTGAAAAAGCAAAAAGAGGGGATTGGGACTCATATTTGAAAATTTTCTTCGGACAAAAGGATACTTTATATAGAAAAGCCTTTTATATTACTAAAAATCATCATGATACTGATGATGTGATGGAAGAAAGCATTATAAAGGGATTTAAAGCAGTGAAAAAAATAGAAAATCCCAAAAAGGTATATGCATACCTAACTAGGATTGTTGTTAATAACTGTTATGATTTGCTTAAAAGAAATAAAAAGACAACACCATTAACAGATGCGGTAGTAATTACTGAATTTACCCATAGTTCATCCACAGAAAAATTGGATTTATACAGCTATCTAGATAAATTAGAAGATGAACATAGGACAGTTCTAATACTGAGATTTTTTGAGGATATGAAAATTGAAGATATCGCATTAAGTCTAGATATCCCAGAAGGGACAGTAAAATCCAGGGTATACTACGGCCTTAAAAAGCTTAAGTCAATGATTGGGGGGCAATACCGTGAAATGTAA
- the pdaA gene encoding delta-lactam-biosynthetic de-N-acetylase, with protein sequence MDIKKLIPVLLVIILISCSVVLAEKFYDNTAYDWYFMPSKDNQPARTEPHYEKMLNDHGGYFIGNSDEKELYLTFDNGYENGYTTQILDVLKEKQVPAAFFVTGHYLETQAELIDRMVKEGHIVGNHSWHHPSLVEVDDATLKEELDSVKAKFTEMTGVEEMKYLRPPRGIFSERTLALSNELGYTNVFWSFAYMDWDVNNQKGAQYAYDNIMKRVHPGAIMLLHSISKDNAEALGRVIDELKSQGYVFKTLDDLVK encoded by the coding sequence ATGGATATTAAAAAACTTATACCAGTCTTATTAGTTATAATCTTAATTAGCTGCAGTGTAGTTTTAGCAGAAAAATTTTATGACAATACAGCCTATGATTGGTATTTCATGCCTAGTAAGGATAATCAGCCAGCTAGAACTGAGCCCCATTATGAGAAAATGCTTAATGATCATGGTGGTTATTTCATAGGTAATAGTGATGAGAAAGAACTGTACTTAACCTTTGATAATGGATATGAAAATGGTTATACAACTCAAATACTAGATGTTCTTAAGGAAAAACAAGTGCCTGCAGCTTTTTTTGTCACTGGTCATTACTTAGAAACTCAAGCTGAGCTTATTGATAGAATGGTCAAGGAAGGGCATATTGTAGGTAATCATTCTTGGCATCACCCAAGTTTAGTTGAGGTTGATGATGCCACCCTTAAGGAAGAGTTAGATAGTGTTAAAGCTAAATTTACTGAAATGACCGGCGTGGAAGAAATGAAGTACTTAAGACCGCCAAGGGGTATTTTCAGTGAGCGCACCTTGGCCCTTTCTAATGAGCTAGGCTATACAAATGTCTTTTGGTCTTTTGCTTATATGGATTGGGATGTGAACAATCAAAAGGGTGCCCAGTATGCGTACGATAATATTATGAAGAGAGTACACCCTGGAGCTATTATGCTACTGCATTCTATTTCAAAGGATAATGCAGAAGCTTTGGGCAGAGTAATTGATGAATTGAAATCACAGGGATATGTATTTAAAACCTTAGATGATTTAGTGAAATAA
- a CDS encoding aldo/keto reductase, translated as MQHRPFKKLGFETSVLGMGCMRLPLEDDNKPDHMERDASKIDEAKAIELIRYAIDNGVTYIDTAYPYHGGNSEPVVGKALQDGYREKVKLATKLPVWLVNEYADFEKLLDEQLEKLQTDYVDFYLLHALNTTTWNKVKDLGVLDFIEEAMAKGKIKSKSFSFHDNLETFKDIVDSFDWDMCQIQLNFMDEEYQAGIEGMRYAADRGISIVVMEPLRGGKLVRDIPEEVQSIWDQAEVKRKPADWAFRWVCNHPEVAVVLSGMGNIPELQENINTFKTALPNSLTSQEINLVNQVRDVYKSKTKVHCTECKYCVPCPQKVMIPNIFSSYNSIYLYNTEKSSLKFYENIAGKSDASLCVECGICEEACPQNLPIIQHLKDAHKVMSR; from the coding sequence ATGCAACATAGACCTTTTAAGAAACTTGGGTTTGAGACTTCTGTTTTAGGAATGGGATGTATGAGGTTACCCTTAGAGGATGACAACAAGCCTGATCATATGGAAAGAGATGCTTCTAAAATTGACGAGGCAAAGGCTATAGAGTTAATCCGATATGCCATTGACAACGGTGTTACTTACATCGACACTGCCTACCCTTACCATGGTGGTAACAGCGAGCCAGTTGTTGGAAAAGCACTTCAAGATGGTTATAGGGAAAAAGTAAAGTTAGCTACTAAACTTCCTGTTTGGCTTGTAAATGAATACGCAGATTTTGAAAAGCTTTTAGACGAGCAGCTAGAAAAACTTCAGACCGATTATGTGGATTTCTACTTATTACATGCGCTAAACACCACTACCTGGAACAAAGTTAAAGACCTCGGGGTGCTTGATTTCATCGAAGAAGCCATGGCTAAAGGTAAAATCAAGTCTAAATCCTTCTCTTTTCATGATAATCTTGAAACATTTAAAGATATTGTTGATAGCTTTGATTGGGATATGTGTCAAATTCAGCTAAACTTCATGGATGAAGAGTATCAAGCAGGGATTGAAGGAATGAGATACGCTGCTGATAGAGGCATCTCAATCGTTGTTATGGAACCCTTAAGGGGCGGAAAATTAGTTAGGGATATTCCTGAAGAAGTTCAATCTATTTGGGATCAAGCAGAAGTTAAAAGAAAGCCTGCTGACTGGGCTTTTAGGTGGGTTTGCAATCATCCAGAAGTAGCTGTTGTGCTAAGCGGTATGGGTAATATCCCTGAACTACAAGAAAATATCAATACATTTAAAACAGCTTTACCTAATTCATTGACTAGCCAAGAAATAAATCTAGTTAATCAGGTTAGAGATGTTTATAAAAGTAAAACAAAGGTTCATTGTACTGAGTGTAAATACTGTGTACCCTGTCCTCAAAAGGTGATGATTCCAAACATCTTCTCTTCATATAACAGTATTTATCTTTACAACACGGAAAAATCTTCTTTAAAGTTTTACGAAAATATAGCAGGGAAGTCTGATGCTTCCCTTTGTGTTGAGTGCGGAATCTGCGAAGAGGCATGTCCTCAGAACTTACCAATAATTCAGCATTTAAAAGATGCTCATAAAGTAATGAGTAGATAA
- a CDS encoding DUF4179 domain-containing protein — protein sequence MKCNDIKLELSQYLKGELPSEEENTISDHLQFCEECQAELEMIKEMEEIFNGNKIKLNMPNTTEKRMLKKINNVKRTSYIRKVGSLVAAVLIVALITTASISPAFAEFISNIPGISHILEFINYDATLTRAIENDMMQPIDEVFEHNGMKIHFEGLVADDSNIILFYSIENLTSSVMESRAISFENFKIGDKEHPTSSSTQYILDINPGETKRSTTRFHYNHEGKEKQVTLDETVTVDAFVSKLSDTSDDKKDYLEEYLTTLELNIDVERFEKLTETIDIDEEILVEGQKVYVEKIVIKPTEAILVYSVDENNTKEILQNDFELMDDKGNRYKSKGGFHTGSVSSEKLESPIFVDYKELYLVGKSFNAVDKDSTEFVVDLKKEKIIRGPKDINFTEIIYNNHWDERMGITLSCPKDTWVSNIYHDIEGNEYDSSFGVSLGPDHITLWINPDELKSDQIIFQLINYHTTINEEFKIRLK from the coding sequence GTGAAATGTAATGATATAAAGTTAGAATTAAGCCAATATTTAAAGGGAGAGCTTCCCAGTGAGGAAGAGAATACAATATCTGATCATCTACAGTTTTGTGAGGAATGCCAAGCTGAGCTGGAAATGATTAAAGAAATGGAAGAGATTTTTAACGGCAATAAAATTAAACTAAACATGCCAAATACCACTGAAAAACGTATGTTAAAGAAGATTAATAATGTAAAGAGAACAAGTTATATCAGAAAAGTGGGGTCCCTCGTGGCTGCTGTCCTTATAGTTGCATTGATAACAACTGCATCCATCTCACCAGCCTTTGCAGAATTCATAAGTAACATACCAGGAATTAGCCATATACTAGAGTTCATTAACTATGATGCTACATTAACTAGGGCTATTGAAAATGACATGATGCAGCCCATAGATGAAGTATTTGAGCATAACGGTATGAAAATTCATTTTGAAGGTCTTGTGGCAGATGATTCAAATATCATACTTTTTTACTCAATAGAAAATTTAACTAGCTCAGTGATGGAATCCCGAGCTATTAGTTTTGAAAACTTCAAGATTGGGGACAAAGAGCATCCCACTTCTTCGAGCACCCAATATATTTTAGACATAAATCCTGGTGAAACAAAAAGAAGTACAACGAGGTTCCACTATAATCACGAAGGTAAAGAAAAACAGGTAACTTTAGATGAAACTGTAACAGTAGATGCATTTGTTAGCAAATTATCTGACACCAGTGATGATAAAAAGGACTATCTAGAGGAATATCTAACAACCCTTGAATTAAATATAGATGTAGAGAGGTTTGAAAAGCTGACTGAGACAATAGATATAGACGAGGAAATATTGGTAGAAGGACAAAAAGTATATGTGGAAAAAATAGTTATTAAACCTACGGAAGCTATACTTGTTTACAGTGTTGATGAAAATAACACTAAGGAAATTTTGCAAAATGACTTTGAGTTAATGGATGACAAAGGTAACAGATATAAATCTAAAGGTGGCTTCCATACTGGAAGTGTTTCATCTGAAAAACTTGAATCACCTATATTTGTGGATTATAAAGAGCTATATTTAGTTGGGAAAAGTTTCAATGCTGTGGACAAAGATAGTACAGAATTTGTTGTAGATCTAAAGAAAGAAAAAATTATCAGAGGACCAAAGGATATAAATTTTACAGAAATTATCTACAATAATCACTGGGATGAAAGAATGGGTATTACATTATCATGCCCAAAAGATACATGGGTGAGTAATATTTATCATGATATAGAAGGAAATGAATATGACTCATCATTTGGAGTTTCCCTTGGACCTGACCATATTACACTCTGGATAAACCCAGATGAATTAAAGAGTGATCAGATTATATTTCAATTAATAAACTACCACACCACAATAAACGAAGAATTTAAGATCAGACTAAAATAA